The DNA segment ATGGTTATGCAGAGTTATCGCCCGAAGGCTACTCTATGGCTGCTGCTTTTGTTACTGAACTATTATTGACTATGTTTTTCTTATTAATAATTCTTGGCGCTACAGATAAATTTGCCAATTCTGGCTTCGCAGGTATAGCAATAGGTCTTGGTTTAACTTTAATACATTTAATAAGCATCCCTATAACGAATACATCTGTAAACCCTGCACGTTCTACTTCGCAAGCATTATTTGCAGGAGGTGATTATATACCACAACTTTGGCTATTTTGGACAGCACCTATTATAGGAGCAATTATTGCGGGTTTTATTTATAAAAACTTATTACAGAAGAAAGAAGCGTAAATATTAAAATTACTCGCAATAAAAAAGGGAAGACTATGAGTAGTCTTCCCTTTTTTATTCATCTATATTTTCCATAGGATCCCAAAAGTGTTTCTCAAAATCGACTATTTTATTTTCTTTCACCTTTACACCTTCGCTTTCAAGAAGCTGTTGCATAAGATTTGTACCTTCAAAATGATGTTTGCCTGTTAGTAGCCCTACACGGTTTACTACTCTGTGCGCTGGAACATCATCCATAGTATGGCTAGCATTCATAGCCCAGCCTACCATTCGGGCAGAGCGCCCTGCTCCAATAAATTTTGCAATAGCCCCATAAGAAGTTACCCTACCATAGGGCACTTGACGTGCTACTACATAAACTCGTTCAAAAAAGCCATCGTTGTTTGCCATAACAAAACCTTTTTAGTTTCTCATCATTTTTATGATTGTGATAAGACACACAACCCCTGTTATACCTCCCATAAAGTAATTGATGTTACGCAGAAAAAAAGATGCCTTATGTTCAAATCTTTTAAAAGATATAATGTACAGATAAAAAGCAGATAATGAACCTATAACGGCTCCCATAACAAAAAGAAAAATAAATAACGGATTGAAAAAAAAGTATTTATGTTTAGAAAGCGTAACACTCATAAACACATAATAAGGAACTGGAAAAAAGTTTAAAGCCGAAAGTAGTACCCCTAAAAAGAACTTACTTCTTCGGCTCTTAATTTTCGTTACCGCTTTATCTTCTTTAACCTTTGGTTTTTTTGCTAAAAAAAGAAAATAAATAGTAAGTACTGCAAATATACCAAGCCCCATCTCTTCGAGCAGGTGTATTATATCAGGTCTGCTATTTATAAATTTTGCAAAAGAAACTGCTATATATGTTTGTATAAAAATAATAGTTGTGGCACCTAATGCAAAAATAACCGCTCTTTGCCTGCCCTCACTAAGACTAATTTTTGCGGCAGTAATGTTTAAAAGCCCAGGTAACGATATACCTGCAACAGCCAAAACAATACCTAACACAACGGGCAGGACAAACTCCATATTACTTTATTTTAAACTGTATGTAAGTAATCGGTTTTTCTTTTTCTAAATATTGCTGCTCATAAAATGTTTGTATAGCAGTAACAATTTCGGGAGAACCAGCATTGCGATATACATTATGATTAGCATACATAATTTCGTGTCCTTCTCCATGTAACAATCCTAGGGTATAGCCATGCATAAACTCGCTATCTGTTTTTAAATTCACTATGCCATCTGGCGCAAGTATCTTTTTATAACGCTGTAAAAACTCTGTATTAGTTAAACGATGCTTTGTACGTTTATACTTTATTTGCGGGTCTGGAAATGTTATCCATATCTCAGCAATTTCACCAGCTGCAAA comes from the Flavobacterium arcticum genome and includes:
- a CDS encoding MGMT family protein → MANNDGFFERVYVVARQVPYGRVTSYGAIAKFIGAGRSARMVGWAMNASHTMDDVPAHRVVNRVGLLTGKHHFEGTNLMQQLLESEGVKVKENKIVDFEKHFWDPMENIDE
- the trmB gene encoding tRNA (guanosine(46)-N7)-methyltransferase TrmB, with translation MGSKNKLKRFRENETFRNVIQPEREDVMSDDFSLKGNWGSTFFKNQNPIILELGCGKGEYSIGMAKRYPDKNFIGIDIKGARFWRGAKTAIDEGINNVAFLRTQIELIEHFFAAGEIAEIWITFPDPQIKYKRTKHRLTNTEFLQRYKKILAPDGIVNLKTDSEFMHGYTLGLLHGEGHEIMYANHNVYRNAGSPEIVTAIQTFYEQQYLEKEKPITYIQFKIK
- a CDS encoding LysE family transporter, coding for MEFVLPVVLGIVLAVAGISLPGLLNITAAKISLSEGRQRAVIFALGATTIIFIQTYIAVSFAKFINSRPDIIHLLEEMGLGIFAVLTIYFLFLAKKPKVKEDKAVTKIKSRRSKFFLGVLLSALNFFPVPYYVFMSVTLSKHKYFFFNPLFIFLFVMGAVIGSLSAFYLYIISFKRFEHKASFFLRNINYFMGGITGVVCLITIIKMMRN